ATATCTATCAAACTTTATTCCCATGAAATCTTCCTTACAGATTTAATACtgcaaaggaaaatgaaaagaaaaaaaaaaatgaaaaacttaTCGCGTGATCCGTAACTCTAAATTTTCCACACTGAAAGAAAAATCTCTTTCTCATCCCAGCTTCAGCATTCCAATCAACATCCCCTAAATGCAACCCTTCGTGAACTAGGCAGCACGTGTATGTACAATGGAcaaatttaagaattgatacaAAATCAATTACTATTCACGAGGATACGAGTTAAAGACATTCAGGAAGCGGGTCGATCGTAAAACGCAATCGTTCGCATAATAAACGATTCTTTTCCCATGAAGATGAGACATGGTGGCCTTTGTGGACCAAATGGAACGCGACTTTCGTGTCATGGCACCGACGGTAATACGGCGACGAAAGGATGATAACGGACCGGATGATCCTGCTATCGGTGATTTACCGATTCGTCAGCAAGAACAGGATTTCTTTGAGCTGGAGGGTGATTGGTTCAACGCGAATCTTTCACCATCTGTCTGGTCCTGGGAACCGTTACCCTTCATCAGCTGATCGTTTTGGAGTATCTGTAAAAGTAAAAGCCTGAATTAATGAAACTAATTTTTCATCAGGGATATTAAAATGGAACTGCGACTGTTTTACACGAAAGACGTATTATCGAGATGACATGCAGATGGACCAGGCTCTAAATTAACCGACCGGTGATTAACTGCACGTCGTAAGACGATTACCTTGATACACGTGAAACAACCTGATAAAAAGCTACAAAACACAATAAACAAAACGAGTAAATGGTTAATCGCGAGGGCAACACGATATTCCGCAAATAACTTGTTGCGTAGCTGCCGAATCGAGGAAAACAAACTACCGTTCGTTCCgagataataaaaatgaatgacCGTTCCTCACTTTATTGACGAGAAATCGCGCTGCCTCCTCGATGTTTATGTTCTCCTTGGCAGACGTTTCGAACCATCCGGCAAAgttcttctctttgcaataCTCGTCCATTTTCGTGGGCGAATTCACCAGACCCTCTTTCTGCTGATCGCATTTGTTAGCCAGGAGGACACAAGGAATCGGTGAACCGTCAGGAAGCTGCACTTTCGAGTCCAAATCCTGTTTCCATTTCACCACCGCGTCTAGGGTTGCGCTTCTCGTTACGTCGAATACTATGAAAGCACCCACGGCTTCCTTGTAGTACACTCTGGTCATGTTGCCAAACCTTTCTTGACCtgaatattcattaattttcaatcaataCGTTTATAGAGTCACTGGTGAACACTGTGATACatggaataatttataattagacTGATACGTAAGGAAAAACACAAAGTGACACGATTAGAGAATAATTGAAGAGGAGGAATTACGACTGACCTGCGATATCCCATAATTGGAGCCTTATGATGGTGTGTGGGTCCCAGTTCAACACTTTCAACGCGAAATCGACGCCAATCGTTGCGCGATAATGTTGAGAGAAGAATTGATGAACGTATCTCTTAATGATGGATGTCTTTCCGGCTCCCAACTCGCCGATCACCAGGATTTTATACAAGTGCTCTCGTTTCTCGCCTACTCCGGCATTCGGCGCATTGTTCTGTGACGACTGTATCAAAAAAAGGaatgttttttttaattagtatatcgaatttttcataaatttttattaataactttgttaagaatatttgaattttcgaCTTTCCAAGTCGATTGAATTATACTGGATTGTGACTACATAAATGGACTACAATATCTAATCACTTGTTATTCACTAATAATTATTGTCTGTTTGTTAATCGAGCAAATGGTTCCCAGTGTGTGATGAGGCAACCCTCGTCAATCTTTCCTCTTTTATCTTTATTATGCAATTGTATTGTCTAGGACTTGGCACACTTTCACggtaataaaaaagaaattgaacaGAATTTAACATATTCAAAATATTGGAAGCTGAATAAATCATTTTCACACATTatctgaataaatttttttgaaGTCTCGCACTGATTCTTTATTTATCGCATCGGGccgaaaattattattctttaatattctgattttCCGAAAAGTTCAAACAAGTCAGAATATTTCCAAAACCTCACTGGAGTTCACTAAAATCTAATGAAACGTTAAAGAAACGCAAAGACCCGTGATTGCAATAAGAGAAAATGAAgatggtaattaataaaaccaACCCTGAACCACTTCCACCTTTTCGGGTTCACTTTCAATTTCGACAAATTGAGGGGTTGAAGATTTTTGCAAATCTTCAGGTCGTCCATCGCACGTGTTTGCTAAACGACGTttacgcgtcgcgacgctccTAAACGTACTGAACCGGTCGACTTGCACCACGTGAATGAATCACCGACAACGGCCGTTCGTGAATGCGGCTAAATAACTCGATCGCCTTCTTTAAATACCACCAGTCTTCAATTACCCAGCGAAAAGTAAACTTTACCCTTCCAGCAATCTTCTTACTCCTTTTTGCAATGGGATCGTTCAAAGAatgtacaaaattaattaatatacttCTGGCAAATAGTGCATCTGCTGATATGTAAACATCTGGACGATTCTACGTTGCACAAGCTATGATAAATTTGCGAGGTGTTATGcaaatattctttatataaattttcgaGAAAAGATTAATAGCATCGTATCTTATTAACAGATGATCTTTGATCGATCTTCACCATCAAATACGATTTGCAAATATAGTAGCTTGCGTTTTATAACAACCTGTTGCGTCGAAATACgttgttttaataaaaatatattttttttgtttatttacggTTTTTTGTCGCATCAACTACAAGGTTACTAGCGACATCAAGGAGTAAGTAAAGTTTGGtatcttttataaattaaagtaAGTCTTGAATTTTACCGTTTTTTAAATTGTCCTTGAGTAAAGATCCTAGTTTATATTTGTTGCGGAGGAAATCATATTTAGTACATTGGAGAATTAAATGATCTATGAATATTACAGAGTCACACTCTTCACATTGGAGAGCTGGAGTTTTTGATAATCTGTAAGAATGAGTAATTCTAGAATGACCAATTTTAATTCTTGAGATGGCCATTTGTTCTCCTCTCTTTATGcaatttagaaataatattttcaaatcaGCTTACAAATTCTGTGGAAAATTTTCAGTGGTAATGACAGGGGTACTTAGGGTTCAATTTCGGTAAACTCAGGTAAAAGGAGAATTAGTTTCGTACACCTTTCTACCTGATATTTCGCGGAACGTATCCtaatgaaatgaaatcatGCTAGGAAACACGATATTGAATACGTCTGATGAAAGTACAGGGTAAGTCGTAATCATAAACTCTAGGTAATAATGGTATAATGTAAAAGTAGAAGCCACGAGTGTACCGTGTAACATTGTCATGGTGTGTCGTATTTAATGGCATTTAATCTGTGTGGAAAACACGAACATCCTGTTTCACCTTAAACAAAGTATTAGTTCAAACACTCGACAAATCAATTACATAGATGGTTTGAGACAAAGTGATCTAGAACATCTTGgaattttccaaaatatatATTAGTCAGTGATAAGGAATGACTACGAATTTTCCGTAGTAGTGGACGTGATATTTCTCACGTACACCCCGTAGCTTTCAACGCGACATAAAGTTCTATGAGACCCCTTGAATTGGGGTGGGctggaatttaaatttttacagaGAGATTAGCGACGTTTTGTCAAGTGCACTAAAGAAACTCAACAATACCATAACGTATCATCTTGTTTTTCTCTTCGATTCAGTTAACACTTTCCGTCTGTGATACGATATAATCTTTGCATAATCAGtggtttcttttttcctcgatCTGTCATTCATCCTATCGTCTCGGTTTCAAAACCGTCTTCCTCTATCTCCCGCTTGAAATTCTATAACTTTAATAATGAAATCATTATTATTCATGAATTCACTATTGTCTGCCTTTTTTTAGGCCGGATCCACACTATCGGTTCGGTCACGGTCCGCTCTCGGTCCGGTAAAATCTTACCGTACGGCTATATCCGCACAATATCGGTTCGGTCATAGTCCGCTCTCGGTCCGGTAGAATCTTACCGTACGGCTATATCCACTAGGGATGTGCGGATACCCGATATTACGGGCTCGAGCGGACTCGGAAAAAATCGAGCGGGCTCGGAAGGACGTCCGATACATGCGTGCagcagtgactatagatatCTATAGTGACTGCGTGCAGTCGGGTAGCCCGACTATTTCGGGTACAGTCGGGCAGATTCGGACGATCTCCCGCGGGCCACGGCCCGCGACCCAACTCTTATTTACTTGTTAGTAGTATTTGCAATAAACATGTGCAAAGTCTGTTTTAtatggaattttggaataagaTAATTTTCCGAAATAATGGGGCTACCCGACTGCACGCTTGTATCGGACGCCCGCCCAAGCCCACTCGATGTTTTCCGAACCTACCCGACTAGTCGGGCCGCACATCACTAATATCCACACAATATTGGTTCGGTCACAGTCCGCTCTCGGTTCGGTAAAATCTTACCGTACCTATACAGCTATGTCACTTTCGAGCCGCTCTCGGTCTGATAGTCAATTATAAAAAGtctttttcaattgtatttttGGCATTAGTAGATGCAAATGATAAATTTACTATTGTAGATATATGTAGGTTCATATGGAAAAAATAATGATGATGGTATTTTCGCGAACTCTGCTTTTGGAAAAAGTTTACAAAGTGGTAAATTGAATGTTCCTAAGGATTCTCCGCTGTCAGGAACAAATACAATAGCACCTTATGTGATATTAGGTGATGAAGCATttccattaaagaaatatttaatgcGGCCTTATCTAG
The genomic region above belongs to Osmia bicornis bicornis chromosome 9, iOsmBic2.1, whole genome shotgun sequence and contains:
- the LOC114878245 gene encoding ras-related protein Rab-32 isoform X5, which translates into the protein MDDLKICKNLQPLNLSKLKVNPKRWKWFRSSQNNAPNAGVGEKREHLYKILVIGELGAGKTSIIKRYVHQFFSQHYRATIGVDFALKVLNWDPHTIIRLQLWDIAGQERFGNMTRVYYKEAVGAFIVFDVTRSATLDAVVKWKQDLDSKVQLPDGSPIPCVLLANKCDQQKEGLVNSPTKMDEYCKEKNFAGWFETSAKENINIEEAARFLVNKILQNDQLMKGNGSQDQTDGERFALNQSPSSSKKSCSC
- the LOC114878245 gene encoding ras-related protein Rab-32 isoform X4 is translated as MGPSVVIAVLRRPRSTFKKKQQYETLPLESYRGGEQNHCWNQMSSQNNAPNAGVGEKREHLYKILVIGELGAGKTSIIKRYVHQFFSQHYRATIGVDFALKVLNWDPHTIIRLQLWDIAGQERFGNMTRVYYKEAVGAFIVFDVTRSATLDAVVKWKQDLDSKVQLPDGSPIPCVLLANKCDQQKEGLVNSPTKMDEYCKEKNFAGWFETSAKENINIEEAARFLVNKILQNDQLMKGNGSQDQTDGERFALNQSPSSSKKSCSC
- the LOC114878245 gene encoding ras-related protein Rab-32 isoform X3; this encodes MLDRNVVLVLRTRHERTERRLRHKKEANPPPMKPPPQLLNNNYRYLDLNINFSENGKQLTVKKSSQNNAPNAGVGEKREHLYKILVIGELGAGKTSIIKRYVHQFFSQHYRATIGVDFALKVLNWDPHTIIRLQLWDIAGQERFGNMTRVYYKEAVGAFIVFDVTRSATLDAVVKWKQDLDSKVQLPDGSPIPCVLLANKCDQQKEGLVNSPTKMDEYCKEKNFAGWFETSAKENINIEEAARFLVNKILQNDQLMKGNGSQDQTDGERFALNQSPSSSKKSCSC
- the LOC114878245 gene encoding ras-related protein Rab-32 isoform X2; the encoded protein is MLDRNVVLVLRTRHERTERRLRHKKEANPPPMKPPPQLLNNNYRYLDLNINFSENGKQLTVKKKSSQNNAPNAGVGEKREHLYKILVIGELGAGKTSIIKRYVHQFFSQHYRATIGVDFALKVLNWDPHTIIRLQLWDIAGQERFGNMTRVYYKEAVGAFIVFDVTRSATLDAVVKWKQDLDSKVQLPDGSPIPCVLLANKCDQQKEGLVNSPTKMDEYCKEKNFAGWFETSAKENINIEEAARFLVNKILQNDQLMKGNGSQDQTDGERFALNQSPSSSKKSCSC